From Sediminibacterium sp. TEGAF015, a single genomic window includes:
- a CDS encoding fumarate reductase/succinate dehydrogenase flavoprotein subunit — MLNAKIPTGPLENKWAEYKGHCKLVNPANKRKLEVIVVGTGLAGASAAASLGELGYKVKAFCFQDSPRRAHSIAAQGGINAAKNYQNDGDSVFRLFYDTIKGGDYRAREANVHRLAEVSANIIDQCVAQGVPFAREYGGLLSNRSFGGTQVQRTFYAAGQTGQQLLIGAYQALERQVALGNVTMYSRHEMLEVVTIDGKARGIIARNLVSGKLERHFGHAVLLCSGGYGNVFYLSTNAMGSNVTAAWKAHKKGAAFANPCFTQIHPTCIPVSGDHQSKLTLMSESLRNDGRIWVPKKQNDTRKATDIPEEERDYYLERRYPAFGNLVPRDVASRAAKERCDAGYGVGSSKQAVYLDYADAILRYGKIEAGKQGKVNASQEEIIALGKEVVKAKYGNLFDMYEKITGENPYEVPMRIYPAVHYTMGGLWVDYELQTTVPGLYALGEANFSDHGANRLGASALMQGLADGYFVIPYTLGNYLADEIYNKSIETSHPAFEEAEKAVSDRIHQLMNIKGKQSVESFHKRLGKIMWDKCGMARNKEGLEQAIKEIQALKKEFWSDVRIPGEINEMNTELDKANRVADFIELGELMCLDALSREESCGGHFREEFQTPDGEALRDDAGYMYVAAWELKGEHQWELHKEPLNYDVIKPTQRNYK; from the coding sequence ATGTTAAATGCTAAAATTCCTACCGGACCATTAGAAAATAAATGGGCTGAGTATAAGGGACATTGCAAACTGGTTAACCCTGCCAATAAGCGGAAACTGGAAGTGATAGTTGTGGGCACTGGATTAGCGGGAGCTTCTGCAGCTGCTTCACTGGGTGAACTAGGTTATAAAGTAAAAGCATTTTGTTTTCAGGATTCCCCACGTCGTGCGCACTCTATTGCAGCACAGGGTGGAATTAATGCAGCAAAAAATTATCAGAACGACGGGGACAGTGTATTCCGTTTGTTTTATGATACTATTAAAGGTGGTGATTACAGAGCGAGAGAAGCGAATGTTCATAGACTGGCAGAAGTAAGTGCCAATATCATAGATCAGTGTGTTGCACAAGGTGTACCTTTTGCAAGAGAATATGGTGGTTTACTAAGTAACCGTTCATTTGGTGGCACACAGGTTCAAAGAACCTTTTATGCCGCTGGCCAAACTGGTCAGCAGTTATTGATTGGCGCATATCAGGCATTAGAGCGTCAGGTGGCACTTGGTAATGTAACCATGTACAGCAGACACGAAATGCTGGAAGTTGTTACCATAGATGGTAAAGCCAGAGGCATTATTGCCCGTAACTTAGTAAGCGGCAAATTGGAAAGACATTTCGGACATGCTGTATTGTTGTGTTCCGGTGGGTATGGTAACGTTTTCTATTTATCTACCAACGCTATGGGTAGTAACGTAACTGCAGCTTGGAAGGCACACAAGAAAGGAGCGGCTTTTGCCAATCCATGTTTTACCCAAATTCACCCTACCTGTATTCCTGTAAGTGGCGACCATCAGAGTAAACTTACTTTGATGTCAGAGTCATTAAGAAACGATGGAAGAATCTGGGTTCCTAAAAAACAAAACGATACCAGAAAAGCAACAGATATACCTGAAGAAGAAAGAGATTATTACCTAGAAAGAAGATACCCAGCATTTGGTAACCTAGTACCTAGAGACGTTGCATCCAGAGCTGCTAAAGAGCGTTGTGATGCAGGTTACGGTGTAGGAAGCAGTAAGCAGGCTGTATATTTGGATTATGCAGATGCCATTTTGAGATATGGTAAAATTGAAGCAGGTAAGCAAGGTAAAGTGAATGCATCTCAGGAAGAAATTATTGCATTGGGTAAAGAAGTGGTAAAAGCTAAATATGGCAACCTTTTCGATATGTACGAAAAGATCACTGGAGAAAATCCATATGAAGTACCAATGAGAATATATCCTGCGGTACACTATACTATGGGTGGATTATGGGTAGATTATGAACTACAGACTACCGTTCCAGGGTTATATGCATTAGGGGAAGCCAATTTTAGTGACCATGGAGCCAACCGTTTAGGTGCTTCTGCATTGATGCAGGGTCTGGCTGATGGATATTTTGTAATTCCATACACTTTAGGTAACTATCTGGCGGATGAGATTTACAACAAATCCATTGAAACCTCCCACCCTGCTTTTGAGGAAGCAGAGAAAGCAGTTAGCGATAGAATTCATCAGTTGATGAATATTAAAGGAAAACAATCTGTTGAAAGCTTCCATAAACGCCTGGGTAAAATCATGTGGGATAAGTGCGGTATGGCCAGAAATAAAGAAGGTCTGGAGCAGGCCATTAAGGAAATTCAGGCATTGAAGAAAGAGTTCTGGAGTGATGTTAGAATTCCGGGTGAAATCAATGAAATGAACACTGAATTGGATAAGGCAAACCGTGTTGCTGATTTCATTGAGTTAGGTGAATTGATGTGTTTGGATGCACTTAGCAGAGAGGAAAGCTGTGGCGGACATTTCAGAGAGGAGTTCCA
- a CDS encoding succinate dehydrogenase cytochrome b subunit, whose protein sequence is MTWKQVFTSSVGKKLVMGLTGISLVLFLIVHAGINACVFADLADPNENGEMFNKAAHFMGSTVLIRIMEIGLFAGIILHIFQGYLLTLENKQKRAVGYAVTYKDGSKWYSRSMGLLGTLILIFLVLHLYHFWVSARFTHEGLAPVTYNGIEMHNMFALMQATFTEWWIIAVYTAGCISLAYHLAHGFQSAFRTLGVHNKRYTAMLTSIGYAYSIIIALAFILMPLSFKLGWIG, encoded by the coding sequence ATGACCTGGAAACAAGTCTTTACATCGTCAGTTGGGAAAAAACTGGTTATGGGATTAACCGGAATTTCTCTTGTTTTGTTTTTAATTGTACATGCTGGTATCAATGCCTGCGTTTTTGCAGATCTGGCAGATCCAAATGAAAATGGCGAAATGTTTAATAAGGCTGCTCATTTCATGGGCTCTACCGTATTAATCAGAATCATGGAAATTGGACTTTTTGCAGGAATCATTTTACACATTTTCCAAGGATATTTATTAACCCTTGAAAACAAGCAAAAAAGAGCAGTTGGCTACGCCGTTACTTACAAAGATGGCAGCAAATGGTACAGCAGAAGTATGGGATTATTAGGAACTTTGATATTGATCTTCCTTGTTTTACACCTTTACCATTTCTGGGTATCCGCTCGTTTTACACATGAAGGATTAGCTCCTGTAACATACAACGGAATTGAAATGCACAATATGTTTGCCTTAATGCAAGCAACTTTCACAGAATGGTGGATCATAGCTGTTTATACAGCAGGCTGTATTTCTCTAGCTTATCACCTGGCACACGGTTTTCAGAGTGCATTCAGAACATTAGGAGTTCACAATAAGCGTTACACAGCAATGTTAACTTCTATTGGTTACGCCTATTCAATCATCATAGCGCTGGCATTTATTTTAATGCCATTGAGCTTTAAACTGGGATGGATCGGATAA
- a CDS encoding ABC transporter permease, with protein MVKLLSILWNSFRMALQELKVNKLRTFLSLFGITIGIFCIIGVLATVDSLERKVQNDLKTLGSNTIYIDKWNYGGGPDYPWWKYMKRPNVKIEELEALKQKSELAAFAAFFVSRNVNYSYLDNVLNNTSLYGVTNEFNSIQTIDIETGRYLIESDFQRGAAVGVIGFKVAEELYGKADKAVGKEISYGGRKVYVVGVIKKQGQSFIGGFNYDDCMIVPYRYFASIYSPETSSPNIIVQGKPKIASSALQDELNGVMRQLRKLSPTQEDNFTCNDVAMFSEQVNGFFGQVTVGGWAIAGLSLIVGAFGVANIMFVTVRERTSQIGLKKAIGAKRSTILTEFLLESAFLCVLGGLIGLTLVWILSLVLSSVLPFPIYIAPNIVILGLSICIGLGVLAGIIPASIAAKLDPVVAIRTK; from the coding sequence ATGGTTAAATTACTCAGTATTTTATGGAATAGTTTCCGCATGGCTTTGCAGGAGCTTAAAGTAAATAAATTACGCACATTTCTATCCTTATTCGGCATAACTATTGGAATTTTCTGCATTATAGGTGTTTTAGCTACGGTTGATAGTTTGGAGCGGAAGGTTCAGAATGATTTGAAAACATTGGGCAGTAATACCATCTACATTGACAAATGGAATTACGGAGGCGGACCAGATTACCCCTGGTGGAAATACATGAAAAGGCCCAATGTGAAAATAGAGGAGTTGGAAGCCTTAAAACAAAAAAGTGAACTGGCAGCATTTGCTGCATTCTTTGTAAGCAGAAATGTGAATTACAGTTATTTGGACAATGTGCTGAACAATACAAGTCTTTACGGAGTAACCAATGAATTCAACAGTATACAGACCATTGATATAGAAACAGGCAGGTATTTAATTGAATCTGATTTTCAGCGGGGAGCTGCTGTTGGTGTAATTGGATTTAAAGTAGCGGAAGAACTTTACGGGAAAGCAGATAAGGCGGTTGGGAAAGAAATTTCTTATGGCGGCAGAAAAGTGTACGTGGTTGGTGTTATTAAAAAACAGGGCCAAAGTTTTATAGGCGGCTTTAATTACGATGATTGTATGATTGTTCCCTACCGCTATTTTGCCAGCATTTATAGTCCGGAAACAAGCAGTCCCAATATTATTGTTCAGGGCAAACCCAAAATTGCTTCTTCCGCTTTGCAGGATGAGCTGAATGGGGTGATGCGGCAGTTACGGAAGTTAAGCCCAACGCAAGAAGACAATTTTACCTGTAACGATGTGGCTATGTTCAGTGAACAAGTAAATGGATTTTTTGGTCAGGTGACTGTAGGAGGCTGGGCTATTGCAGGACTGAGTTTGATAGTAGGAGCATTCGGTGTGGCCAATATTATGTTTGTGACAGTTAGAGAAAGAACAAGCCAGATTGGATTGAAGAAAGCAATTGGAGCCAAGCGAAGCACTATATTAACGGAGTTCCTGCTGGAAAGTGCTTTTTTATGTGTGCTAGGGGGGCTGATTGGTCTTACACTGGTCTGGATATTATCATTAGTATTAAGTTCTGTACTTCCATTCCCTATTTATATTGCACCGAATATTGTAATTCTTGGACTCAGTATTTGTATAGGATTGGGTGTATTGGCCGGTATTATTCCAGCTTCCATTGCTGCAAAATTAGATCCGGTAGTTGCCATACGAACTAAATAG
- the tsaD gene encoding tRNA (adenosine(37)-N6)-threonylcarbamoyltransferase complex transferase subunit TsaD has product MGITILAIESSCDETAASVCKDGIILSNVIASQSVHEQYGGVVPELASRAHMQNIVPVVDQALLQAGVKLTDLSAVAFTQAPGLIGSLLVGTQFAKSLSLSLQIPLIAVHHMQAHVLANLIPEQRPGFPFLCLTVSGGHTQIVLATSAYDLEVIGETIDDAAGEAFDKTAKLLGLPYPGGPLIDRYAQLGDPLKFKFAEPQIPELNFSFSGLKTSVLYFLQKQEPGFIEANLNDLCASVQHTIVQILLKKLSKAVQQTQVKQVCIAGGVSANSGLRSGLIEMGQKRGWKTFIPDFSYCTDNAAMIAITAYHKYQKGEFASLSVNPSARAEW; this is encoded by the coding sequence ATGGGCATAACAATTCTTGCTATTGAATCTTCTTGTGATGAAACTGCTGCTTCGGTATGCAAAGACGGAATCATTTTAAGTAATGTAATTGCTTCTCAGTCTGTTCATGAGCAATATGGCGGTGTAGTTCCGGAATTAGCCAGCAGGGCGCATATGCAAAATATTGTGCCTGTTGTTGATCAGGCTTTATTGCAGGCGGGAGTAAAACTGACGGATCTCAGTGCCGTAGCTTTTACACAGGCCCCCGGACTAATCGGAAGTTTATTGGTAGGAACGCAATTTGCCAAATCACTTTCTCTTTCCCTGCAAATTCCCCTGATTGCTGTACACCATATGCAGGCCCACGTTCTGGCAAATTTAATACCCGAACAAAGGCCCGGGTTTCCTTTTTTGTGTTTAACTGTAAGCGGCGGCCATACACAGATTGTATTGGCAACATCTGCATATGATCTCGAGGTAATAGGAGAGACCATTGATGATGCAGCGGGAGAAGCTTTTGATAAAACTGCGAAGTTGCTTGGGTTACCTTATCCTGGCGGACCACTAATAGATAGGTATGCTCAATTAGGAGACCCTTTAAAGTTCAAGTTTGCTGAACCTCAAATTCCAGAACTAAATTTTTCTTTCAGTGGGTTAAAAACATCTGTTCTTTACTTTTTACAAAAGCAGGAGCCAGGTTTCATAGAAGCCAATCTAAACGATTTGTGTGCGTCTGTTCAACATACCATCGTTCAGATTCTGTTAAAGAAACTGTCAAAAGCCGTACAGCAAACACAGGTAAAACAGGTTTGTATCGCTGGTGGTGTCAGCGCAAATAGTGGATTGAGAAGTGGGCTTATTGAAATGGGGCAGAAGAGAGGATGGAAAACCTTTATTCCTGATTTTAGCTATTGTACTGATAACGCTGCCATGATTGCCATAACCGCCTATCATAAATATCAAAAAGGGGAATTTGCCAGTCTCTCTGTGAATCCTTCTGCAAGAGCAGAATGGTAG
- a CDS encoding phosphoethanolamine transferase, giving the protein MSLGKKKDSFLYLLLLILLIAAPGIYFRILNEEWNTMLLNMLCTFCLFLLPIYILKNHIQKYAWLLLPVFLLGTINIACIYFYKMPINDGIIIVAINTNKDEFMELAAGFILPFLLMATAYLSLYFFCRQRLPKQIAPKKATILSSTSLIIVLFLPIFDNAAYGYFQKLRARLYTTFPTSFLYSVGVVYKQYQVMYGAADERSKYTFHSKQTGISNEEQVYILVIGESDRRDHWNLFGYKRNTTPRINKQENLIPFNNIHTDGYLTEFAVPILLTGVAPEKFMDHIKQKSIISAFKEAGFSTYWVSNQTDFGHISIHAAEADEQFHFLADGKNIKNINDDIELLQPIKEILSRKDSKKLIIVKLQGSHYDYSKRYPIGYDIFKPSNKAFRTAANDYTQKDVIINTYDNTVLYTDYVLDSMIQILQSRNKTSALLYVSDHGEDLFDDARNLSQHAAPIPSRYIAPVPMFIWYSPHLKKHSPTTIDWLIKNREKKGSSTNVFYTLNQLSGIHFSGLDSSQSFASSSYTERPRFILGGDFKIFSSDSLQ; this is encoded by the coding sequence ATGTCATTGGGCAAAAAGAAAGATTCATTTTTATACCTATTGCTCTTAATATTGCTCATTGCAGCCCCAGGTATTTATTTCAGAATATTGAATGAAGAATGGAATACAATGCTCTTGAATATGCTTTGTACATTCTGTCTTTTTCTTCTACCCATTTATATATTAAAAAATCATATACAAAAATACGCCTGGTTATTGTTGCCTGTTTTCCTTTTAGGAACCATTAATATTGCCTGCATTTACTTTTATAAAATGCCTATCAACGATGGCATCATCATCGTTGCTATCAACACCAACAAAGATGAATTCATGGAATTGGCTGCTGGGTTTATATTGCCTTTTTTGCTTATGGCAACAGCCTATCTTTCCCTCTATTTTTTTTGTAGACAAAGACTTCCAAAGCAGATTGCTCCAAAAAAGGCAACGATCCTTAGTTCGACCTCTTTAATTATTGTTCTTTTTCTGCCCATTTTCGACAATGCAGCTTACGGCTATTTCCAAAAATTAAGAGCCCGATTGTATACCACTTTTCCAACTTCCTTTCTTTATTCGGTGGGTGTTGTATATAAGCAGTACCAGGTTATGTATGGAGCAGCTGACGAAAGGTCAAAGTATACATTCCATTCAAAACAAACTGGCATATCGAATGAAGAGCAAGTATACATTTTGGTTATAGGAGAAAGCGACAGAAGAGACCATTGGAATCTATTTGGCTACAAAAGAAATACCACTCCCAGAATCAACAAGCAAGAAAATTTGATTCCGTTTAATAATATTCATACAGATGGTTATCTCACAGAATTTGCAGTCCCTATCCTTTTAACAGGTGTAGCCCCTGAAAAATTCATGGACCATATAAAGCAAAAAAGTATCATTAGTGCATTTAAGGAAGCGGGATTTAGCACTTACTGGGTAAGCAATCAAACCGATTTTGGACATATTTCTATTCATGCTGCGGAAGCAGATGAACAATTTCATTTTTTGGCAGATGGTAAAAACATCAAAAATATTAATGACGACATTGAGCTATTGCAACCCATTAAAGAAATTTTATCTAGAAAAGATTCCAAAAAACTCATCATTGTAAAATTGCAAGGAAGTCATTACGACTACTCAAAAAGATATCCCATAGGATATGATATTTTTAAACCTTCCAATAAAGCTTTCAGAACAGCTGCTAATGATTATACCCAAAAAGACGTCATAATAAATACCTATGATAATACCGTCTTGTATACGGATTATGTGTTAGACAGTATGATTCAAATTTTGCAATCCAGAAACAAAACTTCTGCACTTTTATATGTTTCTGATCATGGTGAAGATTTGTTTGACGATGCAAGAAATCTTTCACAACATGCTGCTCCCATACCTTCCCGATATATCGCTCCAGTTCCCATGTTTATATGGTATTCTCCACATCTTAAAAAACACTCTCCCACAACTATTGATTGGCTCATCAAAAACCGTGAGAAGAAAGGATCCAGCACTAATGTATTTTATACATTGAATCAGCTGAGTGGAATACATTTCTCTGGATTAGACAGTTCCCAAAGTTTTGCCAGTAGCAGTTACACAGAAAGGCCCAGATTCATTTTGGGCGGAGATTTCAAAATTTTTTCTTCTGATTCACTACAATAA
- a CDS encoding ABC-F family ATP-binding cassette domain-containing protein, translated as MLSARNITLAYGKRVLFDEVNINFTKGNCYGVIGANGAGKSTFLKILSGEIEPNKGTVEITPGERMAVLKQNQFEFDNCTVLNTVLMGHKRMWEIMHEKDALYAKEDFSEEDGMRAGELEAEFGEMGGYEAESNAASFLNSLGVHDELHNSLMSEIPSNLKVRVLLAQALFGNPDILLLDEPTNGLDIETIGWLENFLADYENIVLVVSHDRHFLDTVCTHVADVDRSKIKVFTGNYTFWYESSQLMSRQISDKNKKNEEKRQALLDFIARFSANASKSKQATSRKKALEKLTIEEIEPSNRKYPGIIFQPLREVGNQILNVENLKKSVDGRILFDKVTFSVNKGEKIAFLSKDPLAVTAFFDIITENAALEGGKFEWGTTITKAYLPQENSEFFKEGLSLMDWLRQYVPPHVTDADEPFIRGFLGKMLFSGDDIQKKTNVLSGGEKVRCMVSRMMLQNPNLVILDQPTNHLDLESIQSFNEGCQSFPGIVFITSHDHTFMQTVANRIIELTPKGIIDRLMTFDEYLEDARVKELRAEMYA; from the coding sequence ATGTTAAGTGCACGGAATATTACACTCGCTTATGGAAAGCGGGTTCTTTTTGACGAAGTAAATATCAATTTTACCAAGGGTAACTGTTATGGGGTAATTGGCGCCAATGGTGCCGGAAAATCAACATTTCTGAAGATTTTAAGTGGTGAAATTGAACCCAATAAAGGGACAGTCGAAATTACCCCTGGCGAAAGAATGGCTGTTTTAAAACAGAATCAATTTGAATTTGACAATTGTACCGTACTAAACACGGTGTTGATGGGGCATAAGCGAATGTGGGAAATTATGCATGAGAAAGATGCATTGTATGCAAAAGAGGATTTTTCTGAAGAAGATGGAATGCGTGCAGGAGAACTGGAGGCAGAATTTGGCGAAATGGGCGGATATGAAGCAGAAAGCAATGCAGCCAGTTTTTTAAATAGTTTGGGTGTACACGATGAGTTACACAATAGTCTGATGAGTGAGATCCCGAGTAATTTAAAAGTCAGGGTATTGCTTGCGCAGGCTTTGTTCGGTAATCCAGACATTCTTTTACTGGATGAGCCTACGAACGGTCTGGATATTGAGACCATTGGCTGGTTAGAGAATTTCCTAGCAGATTATGAGAATATCGTATTAGTAGTGAGTCACGATCGTCACTTCCTCGACACCGTTTGTACCCATGTTGCGGATGTGGATCGCTCAAAAATTAAGGTTTTCACGGGTAACTACACATTCTGGTACGAAAGTAGCCAATTGATGAGCCGTCAGATTAGTGATAAGAACAAGAAGAACGAAGAAAAACGTCAGGCTTTATTGGATTTCATTGCTCGTTTCTCGGCTAATGCTTCTAAAAGTAAGCAAGCTACTTCTAGAAAGAAAGCCCTTGAAAAATTAACCATTGAAGAAATTGAACCCTCTAACCGTAAATATCCGGGTATTATCTTCCAGCCACTACGTGAAGTGGGCAATCAGATATTAAATGTAGAGAACCTTAAAAAGTCAGTGGATGGCCGAATTCTTTTTGATAAGGTAACATTCAGTGTGAACAAAGGAGAGAAAATTGCATTCTTAAGCAAAGACCCATTAGCCGTTACTGCTTTCTTTGATATTATTACAGAAAATGCTGCATTAGAAGGTGGGAAGTTTGAATGGGGTACAACCATTACAAAAGCTTACCTGCCTCAAGAAAACAGTGAATTCTTTAAGGAAGGGCTTAGTCTGATGGACTGGCTCCGTCAATATGTGCCACCACATGTAACCGACGCAGATGAACCCTTTATCAGAGGTTTTCTTGGTAAAATGCTGTTTAGTGGAGATGATATTCAAAAGAAAACAAATGTACTGAGTGGGGGAGAAAAAGTGCGTTGTATGGTTAGCCGAATGATGTTGCAAAATCCGAATCTGGTTATTCTGGATCAGCCAACTAACCACCTTGATTTGGAAAGTATTCAGAGTTTCAACGAAGGCTGCCAATCCTTCCCGGGAATTGTTTTCATTACTTCTCATGATCATACCTTTATGCAAACTGTGGCAAACAGAATCATTGAATTAACGCCCAAAGGAATCATCGACCGACTGATGACTTTTGATGAGTACCTGGAAGATGCAAGGGTAAAAGAGTTACGTGCTGAAATGTATGCCTAG
- a CDS encoding M14 metallopeptidase family protein has translation MKKITIVFLLTLFVGSAFAQDLSYYLPKNVQYNKSIPTPASIVGHEVGEWHVTHDRLVQYVKAVDQASDRIILKPLGLTNEGRQQLALIITSAENHQKLEQIRQQHLALTNPDQSSSLNTGEMPVVVWMGYSIHGNESSGANAALLATYYLAAAQGADIDALLKNTVIILDPSFNPDGLNRFANWVNMHKSFTPVSDPNAREFNEVWPGGRFNHYWFDLNRDWLPAQHKESRNRLSLYHDWKPNILTDHHEMGSNSTFFFQPGVPSRVNPNTPAKNQELTAAIGNYHAKFLDSIGSLYFTKEGYDDFYYGKGSTYPDINGAVGILFEQASSRGHLQETENGLLSFPFTIRNQFTTTLSTLAAANGLRKQMLDYQRSFFKEVIKEAEAYPVKAFVFGDAQDKAKTQIFVEMLLRHQVDIYPVKTEINADGKIFKPGTSFLIPTAQKQFKIIKTVFEKTFNYKDSLFYDVTAWTMPLAFGLPYAEVKNSISVNSPKLTQPETLSAAVIGGSNPYAYAIKWNEYYSPKVLYKLLDKGIKAKVASKQFKMMVAGKEEFFDYGTIIIPLSLQQMGASTVSAIITEAIAQNGVDAYALASGFSADGIDLGSNSFIHLKKPSVMMFGGNGTSATDVGEIWHLMDTRFNVPVSIVDVDRFGSINTDRYNVMIMASGSYNNLNKSAQDKLRDWISAGGTLIATEDATKWLSTNGFTKVIFKSGDDKKDSTQQLPYYLRSDETRAKDMAGSLFEAKVDLTHPLGFGYNNPSVTIFKSNTLFMDKNNGAYDSPVMYTEQPLQSGYLYRGYKNVVKNTAAVNVDNLGRGRIVSMVDNLNFRAFWLGTSKMFMNAVYFGTLIR, from the coding sequence ATGAAAAAAATTACGATTGTATTTCTGTTGACACTATTTGTTGGCTCTGCATTTGCGCAAGACCTGTCGTATTATTTACCCAAAAATGTACAATACAACAAGTCTATCCCAACACCTGCCAGTATTGTTGGTCATGAAGTAGGTGAATGGCATGTTACACATGACCGACTAGTGCAGTATGTAAAAGCAGTTGATCAGGCTTCTGATAGAATAATTTTGAAACCACTTGGTTTAACCAACGAGGGCAGACAACAATTAGCACTGATTATTACATCAGCAGAGAATCACCAAAAACTTGAGCAGATTCGTCAGCAACACCTGGCACTTACCAATCCTGATCAGTCTTCCAGTTTGAATACAGGTGAAATGCCTGTGGTTGTCTGGATGGGATACAGCATTCATGGAAATGAAAGCAGTGGGGCAAATGCAGCACTTTTGGCTACTTACTATCTGGCAGCAGCACAAGGGGCAGATATAGATGCTTTGTTAAAAAATACAGTGATCATTCTGGATCCTTCTTTTAATCCTGATGGATTAAATCGTTTTGCTAACTGGGTAAATATGCATAAGAGTTTTACACCAGTAAGCGATCCCAATGCAAGAGAATTCAATGAAGTTTGGCCTGGCGGAAGATTTAACCACTATTGGTTCGATTTAAATCGCGATTGGTTACCAGCACAACACAAAGAGAGTAGAAACCGCTTGTCTTTATACCATGACTGGAAACCCAATATATTAACTGACCACCATGAAATGGGAAGCAACTCAACTTTCTTTTTTCAGCCAGGTGTGCCATCCAGGGTTAACCCTAATACACCTGCAAAAAATCAGGAATTAACGGCAGCCATTGGTAATTATCATGCAAAGTTTTTAGACAGTATCGGTTCCCTTTATTTTACCAAAGAGGGATACGATGACTTTTATTATGGTAAAGGGTCAACATACCCGGATATTAATGGAGCAGTTGGTATTTTATTTGAACAGGCTAGCAGCAGAGGGCACCTACAGGAAACGGAAAATGGTTTATTGAGCTTCCCTTTTACTATTAGGAATCAATTCACCACTACACTATCTACACTGGCTGCTGCCAACGGATTAAGAAAACAAATGCTGGACTATCAGCGTTCATTTTTTAAAGAAGTAATAAAAGAGGCAGAAGCATATCCCGTAAAAGCCTTTGTTTTTGGAGACGCTCAAGACAAAGCCAAGACGCAAATATTTGTAGAAATGTTGTTAAGACATCAGGTTGACATTTATCCGGTGAAAACAGAAATTAATGCAGATGGAAAAATTTTCAAGCCAGGTACTTCCTTCCTGATACCAACAGCGCAAAAACAATTTAAGATCATCAAAACAGTTTTTGAGAAAACATTTAATTATAAGGATAGTCTGTTCTATGATGTTACTGCGTGGACAATGCCTTTGGCCTTTGGATTGCCTTATGCTGAAGTCAAAAACAGTATTTCGGTTAATTCTCCAAAGCTCACCCAACCTGAAACATTGAGTGCAGCAGTTATCGGCGGTTCCAATCCCTATGCCTATGCTATTAAATGGAATGAATATTATTCTCCCAAAGTGCTTTATAAATTGCTGGATAAGGGGATTAAAGCGAAAGTGGCATCCAAGCAATTTAAAATGATGGTTGCTGGGAAAGAAGAATTCTTTGATTACGGTACAATCATCATTCCATTGAGTTTACAGCAGATGGGAGCATCCACAGTGTCAGCCATTATTACAGAAGCAATTGCTCAGAATGGCGTGGATGCATACGCTTTGGCTAGTGGATTTTCTGCTGATGGTATCGATTTGGGTAGCAATAGTTTTATTCATCTGAAAAAGCCATCTGTGATGATGTTCGGAGGTAATGGAACAAGCGCTACAGATGTAGGGGAAATATGGCACTTGATGGATACCCGTTTTAATGTTCCGGTAAGCATTGTAGACGTAGATCGTTTTGGATCTATTAATACTGACAGATACAATGTAATGATAATGGCTTCTGGTAGTTATAATAACCTAAATAAAAGCGCTCAGGATAAATTAAGAGATTGGATTAGTGCCGGAGGCACTTTGATTGCAACAGAAGACGCTACCAAATGGCTTTCAACCAATGGGTTTACGAAAGTGATTTTTAAATCCGGTGACGATAAAAAAGATTCAACCCAGCAATTGCCCTATTATTTGCGTTCAGATGAAACCAGGGCAAAAGATATGGCCGGGTCTTTATTTGAAGCAAAAGTAGACTTGACACATCCTTTGGGTTTTGGGTATAACAATCCTTCTGTAACCATATTTAAATCGAACACTTTATTCATGGATAAAAACAATGGGGCGTACGACTCACCCGTGATGTATACGGAACAGCCCTTGCAAAGTGGTTATTTATACAGAGGGTATAAAAATGTAGTAAAAAATACGGCAGCAGTGAATGTTGATAATCTGGGTCGCGGCAGAATTGTTTCTATGGTAGACAATTTGAATTTCCGGGCATTTTGGTTAGGCACTTCTAAAATGTTTATGAATGCAGTCTATTTTGGTACATTAATTCGATAG